One part of the Sorangiineae bacterium MSr11954 genome encodes these proteins:
- the ubiG gene encoding bifunctional 2-polyprenyl-6-hydroxyphenol methylase/3-demethylubiquinol 3-O-methyltransferase UbiG, producing MEPNTYPLRSVNNTIYAALGDRWYDADDDPVALLRAESRLLNPWVARTIEEQTLGAAPRTVLDVGCGAGFLANYLAARGHRVTGLDTAAEALDVARTHDSTRTVSYRHGDANALPFADGAFDAVCAMDFLEHVTDPGRVIAEMSRVLAPGGIFVFHTFNRNPLAWLVIIKGVEWFVQNTPKDMHVLHLFHKPADLEKTCRAHGMDSVRFVGSRPRLGRAFWNMLRTGVVAPDFTFTFTRSTLLAYAGHARRVG from the coding sequence ATGGAACCGAACACCTACCCGCTCCGCAGTGTGAACAATACCATTTACGCAGCCCTCGGCGATCGGTGGTACGACGCCGACGACGATCCCGTCGCGCTGCTTCGAGCCGAGTCGCGCCTCTTGAATCCATGGGTCGCGCGCACCATCGAGGAGCAAACCCTGGGGGCCGCCCCGCGCACCGTCCTCGACGTGGGTTGCGGTGCAGGCTTTCTGGCGAATTACCTGGCCGCCCGAGGGCATCGGGTGACCGGTCTCGACACAGCCGCCGAGGCCCTCGACGTGGCCCGCACCCATGACTCCACGCGAACCGTCTCCTACCGTCATGGCGACGCCAACGCGCTCCCCTTCGCCGACGGCGCCTTCGATGCGGTGTGCGCCATGGATTTTCTCGAGCACGTGACCGATCCGGGCCGGGTCATCGCCGAAATGTCGCGGGTCCTCGCCCCCGGCGGCATCTTCGTCTTTCATACGTTCAATCGGAATCCGCTCGCCTGGCTCGTCATCATCAAAGGCGTCGAGTGGTTCGTGCAAAACACGCCAAAGGACATGCACGTGCTCCACCTGTTTCACAAACCGGCGGATCTCGAGAAGACATGTCGGGCCCACGGCATGGACTCCGTTCGATTCGTGGGTTCGAGGCCGCGCTTGGGACGCGCCTTCTGGAACATGCTGCGCACCGGCGTCGTGGCGCCCGACTTCACCTTTACGTTCACCCGCTCCACCTTGCTGGCGTATGCGGGGCACGCACGTCGGGTGGGGTGA
- a CDS encoding diguanylate cyclase, giving the protein MVSNSRIQSVLRDWLRRYGAFPCVIFDIDEFSVYASSYGAASAAAALSKLDGLFSKRAADAGGHMHFFEHDRFLIALPTHRYEESVTWAERCVDAVGELDLAFSQRESPSVVRLTVTAAVVSVESRIEIERFGRHMDDLLRDGKFTGGNTVIRDR; this is encoded by the coding sequence ATGGTGTCGAATAGCCGGATTCAGAGCGTCTTGCGTGATTGGTTGCGCCGGTATGGCGCATTTCCTTGCGTTATTTTCGACATCGACGAGTTCAGCGTGTACGCATCGTCGTACGGCGCTGCATCGGCGGCGGCCGCTCTCTCGAAGCTCGACGGCCTTTTCTCCAAACGAGCCGCGGACGCGGGCGGGCATATGCATTTCTTCGAACACGATCGGTTCTTGATTGCGCTGCCTACCCACCGTTACGAAGAATCGGTGACCTGGGCCGAACGATGCGTCGACGCGGTGGGCGAGCTCGACCTCGCGTTCTCCCAACGTGAATCACCCTCGGTCGTCCGCTTGACGGTGACCGCGGCGGTCGTCTCGGTCGAATCGCGAATCGAAATCGAACGATTTGGGCGGCATATGGATGACTTGCTTCGCGATGGCAAATTCACGGGTGGAAATACCGTCATTCGCGACCGATGA
- a CDS encoding asparagine synthase C-terminal domain-containing protein — MTVEVYARAIELTSDACAHGGAIYYASDAGRVLVSPRLEPLLLQLSHRPRIDGDFLADLLSLEDGDPAATPYRGVFRVPAFHRVRVSPEGARTQERLWRPLEPLTGIDEQDAANELRRLILVAVKRALTGTERVAVLAAGGVDSSGLLAAAIAEARGAGRPEVEAIALDYGGVGDDRPYFRELVAALGIVPIRLPPRAGGPYTRDALVMDACPVISPGAGAELAIGAVARARGVELILSGEGGDELFDGDRYALLETHRQRGGALAAARRALDIPVYSPCHPLERVLRFIVAPALARRIPHPVRRLRRWAAVRAAWSWAGPRLREHLRRDPVRRLPGTTCDERFASFASDGVRSNHATARAQLEAATGIKRIDPYLDPELVAFVMRLPLEHLFFGGRMRGLFRHAIRGLVPDRIRLRPDKAHVEEGLRELLAAAGGFEAFSDLTHPVHLEELGLVDAEAFHRTALAQAKDPRMRPGEWVHLWPVMALEGFVRYARSRATASIPSISPLPSIPRIPFIPPAP; from the coding sequence GTGACGGTCGAGGTCTATGCACGTGCGATCGAGCTCACGTCGGACGCGTGCGCCCACGGCGGTGCCATCTACTACGCGAGCGACGCGGGGCGTGTCCTCGTCTCGCCGCGGCTCGAGCCGCTCTTGCTGCAGCTCTCCCACCGTCCGCGCATCGACGGCGACTTTCTCGCCGACCTCCTGTCGCTCGAGGACGGCGATCCCGCGGCGACGCCTTATCGTGGTGTCTTCCGGGTCCCGGCTTTTCATCGGGTGCGCGTATCGCCGGAGGGCGCGCGCACCCAGGAGCGACTCTGGCGCCCCCTCGAGCCGCTCACCGGGATCGATGAGCAGGACGCCGCGAACGAGCTTCGCCGCCTCATCTTGGTCGCTGTCAAACGCGCCCTGACGGGCACCGAACGGGTCGCGGTCCTGGCGGCGGGCGGCGTCGACTCCAGCGGGCTGCTCGCGGCGGCGATCGCGGAGGCGCGCGGCGCGGGCAGGCCCGAGGTCGAGGCCATCGCGCTCGACTACGGGGGCGTGGGGGACGATCGGCCGTACTTCCGCGAGCTCGTTGCGGCCTTGGGCATCGTGCCGATTCGGCTGCCGCCGCGGGCGGGCGGACCGTACACGCGCGACGCGCTGGTGATGGACGCATGCCCCGTCATCAGCCCGGGTGCGGGGGCGGAGCTCGCGATTGGCGCGGTGGCGCGCGCCCGCGGTGTCGAGCTCATTTTGAGCGGGGAAGGCGGCGACGAGCTCTTCGACGGCGACCGGTACGCGCTGCTCGAGACGCATCGCCAGCGCGGCGGGGCCTTGGCCGCCGCACGCCGGGCGCTGGATATCCCCGTGTATTCGCCCTGTCACCCGCTCGAGCGCGTCCTGCGCTTCATCGTCGCGCCGGCCCTTGCGCGCCGGATCCCCCATCCCGTGAGGCGCCTTCGTCGATGGGCGGCCGTGCGCGCGGCGTGGTCTTGGGCGGGGCCCCGGCTGCGCGAGCACCTTCGACGGGATCCGGTGCGGCGCCTTCCCGGCACGACATGCGACGAGCGCTTCGCCTCATTTGCCTCGGACGGCGTGCGCTCGAACCACGCGACCGCGCGCGCGCAGCTCGAGGCGGCGACCGGCATAAAGCGGATCGATCCGTACCTCGATCCGGAGCTCGTCGCCTTCGTCATGCGGCTGCCGCTCGAGCACCTCTTCTTCGGCGGGCGCATGCGCGGCCTGTTCCGCCACGCCATCCGCGGGCTGGTGCCCGATCGGATCCGGCTGCGCCCGGACAAGGCCCACGTCGAAGAGGGTCTGCGTGAGCTCCTCGCGGCCGCGGGAGGCTTCGAAGCGTTCTCCGATCTGACCCACCCCGTGCACCTCGAGGAGCTCGGCCTCGTCGACGCCGAGGCGTTCCATCGCACCGCGCTCGCGCAGGCGAAGGACCCTCGGATGCGCCCGGGCGAATGGGTGCACCTCTGGCCCGTCATGGCGCTCGAGGGCTTCGTTCGATATGCGCGCTCGCGCGCGACGGCGTCGATTCCGTCGATTTCGCCGCTTCCGTCGATTCCCCGTATCCCGTTTATCCCTCCGGCTCCTTGA
- a CDS encoding sigma-54 dependent transcriptional regulator, whose translation MPREAAQEGQAARETGGPAPRVLVVDDQRAMAEMVTDGLADHGFDARFALTAEEATLAIDERNYDVLVTDLRIPGTDGLELLALSRAKSPASPVIVMTAFSAVDTAIESIRRGAYHYVTKPFRVEELALFIRRALEESALRHEARALRKALRSTLDNVIGDSAAMREVFDLIRRVADSSAPVLLLGETGTGKSLLARAIHVESARSAAPFVTVNCSAIPENLLESELFGHVRGAFTGATDARLGLFAEANGGTLFLDEIGEMSLPLQAKLLHVLEVGRVRPVGSDKDRKVDVRIVAATNRHLRSSVAAGLFREDLLYRLDVIAVDVPPLRRRKEDIPRLAAHFLAAAQSRHPKATLRRLSRDVMDALLAYAWPGNVRELEHVIERITLLCPGEQAALADLPKNLTSPAGAANPARAADMAFGDEVLPIREIQRRYASWALQKLGGAKMATCEALGIDSKTLAKWLKEPEG comes from the coding sequence ATGCCGCGTGAGGCAGCGCAGGAGGGGCAAGCCGCCCGGGAGACGGGCGGACCCGCGCCCCGGGTGCTCGTGGTCGACGATCAGCGCGCCATGGCCGAAATGGTCACCGATGGCCTCGCCGATCACGGCTTCGACGCGCGCTTCGCGCTCACGGCGGAGGAGGCCACCCTGGCCATCGACGAACGCAACTACGATGTACTGGTAACGGATTTGCGAATACCCGGCACGGACGGGCTCGAGCTGCTCGCGCTCTCGCGCGCGAAATCACCCGCGAGCCCCGTCATCGTGATGACGGCCTTCAGCGCGGTGGACACCGCCATCGAGTCCATCCGGCGCGGGGCCTATCACTACGTGACCAAGCCCTTTCGCGTGGAGGAGCTCGCGCTCTTCATCCGCCGCGCGCTCGAGGAGTCGGCCCTCCGGCACGAAGCACGCGCCCTGCGCAAGGCGCTGCGCTCCACGCTCGACAACGTCATCGGCGACAGCGCGGCCATGCGCGAAGTCTTCGACTTGATCCGCCGCGTCGCCGATTCGAGCGCGCCCGTGCTCCTGCTCGGCGAAACGGGGACCGGCAAGAGCCTCCTCGCCCGGGCCATCCACGTCGAGAGCGCGCGCAGCGCGGCGCCGTTCGTGACGGTGAACTGCTCGGCCATCCCCGAGAACCTGCTCGAGAGCGAGCTCTTTGGTCATGTGCGCGGCGCCTTCACGGGGGCGACGGACGCGCGCCTCGGCCTCTTCGCCGAGGCCAACGGCGGCACGCTCTTCCTCGACGAGATTGGCGAGATGAGCCTCCCGCTCCAAGCGAAGCTGCTTCATGTCCTCGAGGTGGGCCGCGTGCGCCCGGTGGGCAGCGACAAAGATCGCAAGGTGGACGTGCGCATCGTGGCGGCCACCAATCGCCACCTCCGCTCCAGCGTGGCCGCGGGCCTCTTTCGCGAGGACCTCCTGTACCGACTCGACGTGATCGCGGTGGATGTCCCTCCTCTCCGCCGCCGCAAAGAGGATATTCCGCGTCTGGCGGCGCACTTCCTCGCCGCCGCCCAATCGCGTCACCCCAAAGCTACCCTTCGCCGCCTTTCGCGTGACGTCATGGATGCGCTCCTGGCCTACGCCTGGCCCGGCAACGTCCGGGAGCTCGAGCACGTCATCGAGCGCATCACTCTTTTGTGCCCCGGCGAGCAGGCTGCGCTCGCGGATCTCCCGAAGAACCTTACGAGCCCAGCCGGCGCGGCGAACCCCGCGCGAGCCGCGGATATGGCATTTGGCGACGAGGTGCTCCCGATTCGCGAAATCCAACGCCGTTATGCGTCGTGGGCGCTCCAAAAGCTCGGCGGCGCCAAAATGGCGACCTGCGAGGCGCTCGGGATCGACTCGAAGACGCTCGCCAAATGGCTCAAGGAGCCGGAGGGATAA
- a CDS encoding ATP-binding protein, with translation MSMAVAVVGGVGLWDAQQQSEAAIRSLMREERLLAASLAANIAHGLDAPAAPTAPAGPGAPPVPREATMQRVLEQARTLERNLEQDGQLVVLVLRRDRGGFVTTDGRIIANDALAKALADRAGGIVLSRDAAAAFGLPHRLAVAGLADVPRDPSLGVAIVRSARAERDRSRREEWRTVLSLALVVLLVGGFGGLALYEERRELELEQRLAVSASERERDAQLARANRMAAIAALSTGIAHEVATPLGVIAGRVEQLETSLRGNERAERAARAISAQVERIDRVMRGFLGLARGEAPLLTRVRAKALVEDAAKLVAHRFDRAGIALRVDVQSADGAERAEVACEAWLFEQVLVNLLVNALEAAGSAGGASAVEVRLETSAAHVDFVVIDEGAGISPGVIARATEPFFTTKATEGGTGLGLAIAKEIVEHHQGTIVLERRADGGAVRAAGTRAAAGTPTAAGTRAAAGTRAMVRLPRIVEGLEHAAQAHPSPSPPSSSSSSGGGHHAA, from the coding sequence ATGTCGATGGCCGTCGCGGTCGTCGGCGGCGTGGGTCTTTGGGACGCGCAGCAGCAGTCGGAAGCCGCCATCCGAAGCTTGATGCGCGAGGAGCGCCTGCTCGCCGCGTCGCTCGCGGCCAACATCGCGCACGGGCTCGATGCACCTGCGGCGCCTACCGCGCCCGCCGGGCCCGGCGCACCTCCCGTTCCGCGCGAGGCCACCATGCAGCGTGTGCTCGAGCAGGCGCGGACGTTGGAGCGAAACCTCGAGCAAGATGGGCAGCTGGTGGTGCTGGTGCTTCGCCGCGATCGCGGGGGCTTCGTGACCACCGATGGGCGGATCATCGCCAACGATGCGCTGGCGAAGGCGCTGGCCGATCGCGCGGGCGGCATCGTTCTTTCGCGCGACGCCGCGGCGGCCTTTGGTCTGCCGCATCGCTTGGCGGTGGCCGGGCTCGCCGATGTGCCGCGCGATCCCTCGCTGGGGGTGGCCATCGTCCGCTCGGCGCGCGCCGAGCGCGATCGCAGCCGGCGCGAGGAGTGGCGGACGGTTCTCAGCCTCGCCCTGGTCGTTCTTTTGGTGGGCGGGTTCGGCGGCCTGGCACTTTACGAGGAGCGGCGGGAGCTCGAGCTCGAGCAAAGGCTCGCGGTCTCCGCCAGCGAACGGGAGCGGGATGCGCAGCTCGCGCGCGCGAACCGCATGGCCGCCATCGCCGCGCTGTCGACGGGGATCGCCCACGAAGTGGCCACTCCGCTGGGGGTCATCGCGGGGAGGGTCGAGCAGCTCGAGACGTCGCTGCGAGGAAACGAGCGCGCCGAACGCGCCGCGCGCGCCATCTCGGCGCAGGTCGAGCGCATCGATCGGGTCATGCGCGGGTTCCTCGGGCTGGCCCGCGGGGAGGCGCCGCTGCTCACGCGGGTGCGCGCCAAGGCGCTGGTCGAGGACGCGGCGAAGCTGGTGGCGCATCGCTTCGATCGCGCGGGCATTGCCTTGCGGGTCGACGTCCAATCGGCGGACGGCGCCGAGCGCGCGGAGGTCGCGTGCGAGGCTTGGCTCTTCGAGCAGGTGCTCGTCAATTTGCTCGTCAACGCGCTCGAGGCTGCGGGGTCCGCCGGCGGGGCGTCCGCCGTGGAGGTGCGGCTGGAGACCAGCGCCGCGCATGTGGACTTCGTGGTCATCGACGAAGGCGCGGGCATTTCGCCGGGGGTGATCGCGCGGGCCACCGAGCCGTTCTTCACCACCAAGGCGACGGAGGGCGGCACGGGGCTCGGTCTCGCCATCGCGAAGGAAATCGTGGAGCACCACCAGGGCACGATCGTGCTCGAGCGGCGCGCAGACGGCGGGGCCGTTCGGGCCGCGGGGACGCGCGCGGCTGCGGGGACGCCCACCGCGGCGGGGACGCGCGCGGCTGCGGGGACGCGCGCGATGGTGCGATTGCCGCGAATCGTCGAGGGGCTCGAGCACGCGGCGCAGGCGCACCCGTCACCTTCGCCACCCTCGTCATCTTCGAGCTCGGGAGGAGGCCATCATGCCGCGTGA
- a CDS encoding TolC family protein, whose protein sequence is MGAATSTAAPESMSLDRAIDYALAHQPQIVAARARLRAAQSEAGVPRAAWLPKVGGLAELAGSTANNSTTTPFSNPAVDLPRIGGTRISDSPDWQPYASTVLALGVRQQLYDFGRTAARSAALDALAAASQEQLRTARLDTVYAVTEAYFAVRAAHAVLDVATATETRARAHRDFAKSGVDSGLRPPIERTRAEADLARFQVGRIRADGGLRLARSIFSAAVGSEQLELDAADGPFDTEPLPSLPDAVARADERDPAVREALADLRAQRARTNAIDASARPRLFLTGSVSGRAGGAPASSGPTPSGDGFAPLVPNYDAGIVLSWPIYEPTVRAEAFASERREDAARAAVDVARQRAVAALVRAYENTDLAAASLDALNRGADLARANYTQAETRFQSGLGSSIELADAETLRTEAEVQLAIGKFQLAMARAAVARATSEER, encoded by the coding sequence GTGGGCGCAGCCACCTCGACGGCGGCGCCCGAGAGCATGTCGCTCGACCGCGCCATCGATTATGCCCTCGCCCACCAACCGCAAATCGTCGCGGCGCGCGCTCGTCTTCGCGCCGCCCAGAGCGAAGCCGGCGTTCCCCGCGCCGCGTGGCTGCCGAAGGTGGGCGGCCTGGCCGAGCTCGCGGGCTCCACCGCCAACAACTCCACCACCACGCCGTTCTCGAACCCCGCAGTGGACCTGCCGCGCATCGGTGGAACCCGAATCAGCGATTCACCGGATTGGCAACCTTACGCCTCCACGGTGCTGGCGCTGGGCGTGCGGCAGCAGCTCTACGATTTCGGACGGACCGCGGCCCGATCGGCGGCCCTCGATGCGCTGGCGGCCGCCTCGCAAGAGCAGCTTCGCACCGCGCGGCTCGATACGGTTTATGCGGTTACGGAGGCCTATTTCGCGGTGCGCGCGGCGCACGCCGTCCTCGACGTGGCGACGGCCACGGAGACGCGGGCGCGCGCGCATCGCGACTTCGCCAAGTCGGGTGTCGACAGCGGGCTCAGGCCGCCCATCGAGCGCACCCGGGCGGAGGCCGATCTCGCGCGCTTTCAAGTGGGACGCATCCGCGCCGATGGCGGGCTGCGGCTCGCGCGCAGCATTTTTTCCGCGGCCGTGGGCTCGGAGCAGTTGGAGCTCGACGCCGCCGACGGACCATTCGACACCGAGCCGCTGCCCTCCCTCCCCGACGCCGTCGCGCGCGCCGACGAGCGCGATCCGGCCGTCCGCGAAGCCCTCGCCGACCTAAGGGCGCAGCGCGCGCGGACGAACGCCATCGACGCCAGCGCGCGCCCCCGCCTCTTTCTCACGGGATCCGTCTCGGGCCGCGCGGGCGGCGCGCCCGCCTCCAGCGGCCCGACGCCGAGCGGTGATGGCTTCGCGCCGCTCGTTCCAAACTACGACGCGGGCATCGTCCTCAGCTGGCCCATTTACGAGCCCACCGTGCGCGCAGAGGCCTTTGCCTCCGAGCGCCGAGAAGATGCCGCCCGCGCCGCCGTCGACGTCGCGCGGCAGCGCGCCGTGGCCGCGCTCGTGCGCGCGTACGAAAATACCGACCTCGCGGCCGCGTCGCTGGACGCCCTGAACCGGGGCGCCGACCTAGCACGTGCAAACTACACGCAAGCCGAAACGCGCTTTCAATCGGGCCTCGGGAGCAGCATCGAGCTCGCCGACGCCGAGACCTTGCGAACCGAGGCGGAGGTTCAACTCGCCATTGGCAAATTCCAGCTCGCGATGGCGCGGGCAGCCGTGGCGCGAGCCACTTCGGAGGAACGGTGA
- a CDS encoding efflux RND transporter periplasmic adaptor subunit, with the protein MSDPSIGGTVNDSPIEKAPANPATGKRTGMGYWRVPIVLGSSVFVLLCSGGVLLARAAAHTNRVALASEPKGVTVVPAKEAKYRPTRRYVGTLEPWVQAKVGPQLVSAYVDTVLVRPGASVKRGDVLATLDCRSSATANRATSLQARALETRQRAMASETARMQSLLDGGFIAPNELEQKQAQTNAESDHLASLRAQLAGKELEVNDCILRAPFDGEVCTRAADPGVFVRPGSSIATVVDRHVIRLTADVPETDFDAVVPGTPVRIVLLATHAHLTGAIARRSPAADPATRTVHVEVDLDPRGAEIPVGTTAEIGLDVGQPAPALEIPLAAAKIRGDRASLVLVEQGAARTVTAPVLGESDRSLFIAPELHAGALVVTEGRAALSNGDRVLAKVDPGAS; encoded by the coding sequence ATGAGCGATCCGTCGATCGGAGGAACAGTGAACGATTCGCCAATCGAAAAAGCGCCGGCCAACCCCGCGACAGGCAAACGAACCGGCATGGGCTATTGGCGCGTCCCCATCGTCCTCGGCTCCTCGGTGTTCGTCCTCCTCTGCAGCGGCGGCGTTCTGCTCGCGCGCGCCGCGGCCCATACGAACCGCGTCGCGCTCGCGAGCGAGCCAAAAGGCGTCACCGTGGTGCCGGCGAAGGAGGCGAAATACCGCCCGACGCGGCGCTATGTCGGCACCTTGGAGCCGTGGGTGCAGGCGAAGGTCGGCCCCCAGCTGGTGTCCGCCTATGTCGATACGGTGCTCGTCCGACCGGGTGCATCGGTCAAACGCGGCGACGTACTCGCCACACTCGACTGCCGGAGCAGCGCCACGGCCAACCGGGCCACCTCGCTGCAAGCGCGGGCCCTGGAGACGCGCCAGCGCGCGATGGCCAGCGAAACGGCGCGGATGCAGTCGCTGCTCGACGGCGGGTTCATCGCCCCCAACGAGCTCGAACAAAAGCAGGCGCAGACGAACGCCGAGTCGGACCACCTCGCGTCCTTGCGAGCGCAGCTCGCCGGAAAAGAGCTGGAGGTGAACGACTGCATCCTCCGCGCGCCCTTCGACGGCGAGGTGTGCACGCGCGCCGCCGATCCCGGCGTCTTCGTGCGCCCGGGGAGCAGCATCGCCACCGTGGTCGACCGGCACGTGATCCGGCTGACGGCCGACGTCCCCGAGACCGACTTCGACGCGGTCGTCCCCGGCACCCCCGTTCGCATCGTGCTCCTCGCCACCCACGCGCACCTCACCGGCGCCATCGCCCGCCGCTCCCCCGCGGCCGATCCCGCGACCCGCACCGTTCACGTCGAGGTCGATCTCGATCCCAGGGGCGCCGAAATCCCCGTGGGCACCACGGCCGAGATCGGGCTCGACGTCGGCCAGCCGGCCCCCGCGCTCGAAATCCCCCTCGCCGCCGCCAAGATCCGCGGCGACCGAGCGAGCCTCGTCCTCGTCGAGCAAGGAGCAGCGCGCACCGTCACCGCCCCCGTGCTCGGCGAGTCGGACCGAAGCCTCTTCATCGCCCCCGAGCTCCATGCCGGAGCCCTGGTGGTCACCGAGGGACGCGCCGCCTTGTCGAACGGCGACCGCGTCCTCGCCAAAGTCGACCCGGGTGCATCATGA